A stretch of DNA from Tigriopus californicus strain San Diego chromosome 8, Tcal_SD_v2.1, whole genome shotgun sequence:
GCGGTTAGAATGACTTGTTTTCAATTACGACTTAAAACCCAATACTCGTACGAGGCTTTTTTGTCGGTCTTTTTCCTTCGGTCATTTCTTATCCAGCAAAAGCAATTCAATTTGTAAGAGGATATGAATAGAGTTGATTTGCTTGTTATTCATTTGTGCTGCAATACTATGCACACGTTACGATGCGTAAGAGCGATCCAAAGAACAATATATAAAAGTTCCAATCGACAAAACTCTcaaaaaagggacaaaaattgatttcccaaaatgtgccaaatattttgcctGAAACCTTAACATTTCGTTAAGTTGCATCAACACAGGAGATTTTcagctttgttttgttttagttGATGGAGGATGGGGCGAATGGACATCCTGGGGGGAATGTTCTGGTACATGCGGAACAACAACGATGTCCAGAAATCGAGAATGTTCCAACCCTCCAATGAAGCACAACGGCAAGCCGTGTCCAGGACAAATGAAGGAGTTTCAACAATGTGAATTTCTTGGTCCCTGTCCAAGTGAGTGCAATAGAAAACATGCTCCCTCCCAAAGGCTACCACTAAAATAGAAGAGATTTAATTCACTTGGCCAAGATTGAAATTGCTCGATTTACTCTCTTTATTATGTGAGCTTGGGCACTCCACTATTGTAAATTGTTtcacaaaagtgtccaaaataGGTAATGTTCGTCCTGGCCCCTCAGTCTTATCAAGTTTCAAAGGAAGAACCCCAAAATAtctgaacatttttctttacGCACAAAATTACATGGAATAACTTTTTGTCATCGGTTGTTTGTTGGTAGATTTTAGTTATTATTGAAATGCATGATTTCAGTTTAGGGACGGACATTGGCAAAAACTGAACCACTCAAGCTCTCAGGGTACTGGATAGTTCCTCACTTCgtttcatgcaaaaaaaatcgaacatGTTGCATATGAGCTTTCAGCTACACAAATACCGATACGCGATTAGTTTTGTATCGATAGGCGAGTCTTTATCTAACATTCAGTTTTTGACTGTACATATGCATGCTTGCACTTTTGTGAAAATAAtccatcaaaatttcattgaatAGTTCATGGAGCATGGACAGATTGGTCTTCTTGGACCCCCTGCACCAAATCTTGCGATTCTGGATTGCAATCAAGAAATCGGTCTTTTGTTCCAACCCTGTCCCTGCATTCAACGGCAGAACCTGCCAAGGTACCGCCAATTCGACACAAGCTTGTGGCCACCGATCCCTGTCCAAGTGAGATCagttttctcaatcaaaaacGCAATTATGCAGAATAGCAGTCCAATCATGTCAATTTCAGTTGATGGTGCCTGGACCACATGGAGCGTCTGGTCCTCATGTACCGCCACTTGCGGACCCAGTAATCAAGCCCGAACGAGGAGTTGCACCAATCCCGAGCCCCAATATGGGGGTATTGATTGCTCGGGGGATACAATCGAGAGTATAATCTGCCCTACAGACCTTGTCCAGGCAAGTTGGGGTCGGATATCGAGATGATTAAAATTGGGTAGCAACGaagtaaaacaaaatcatGCCATGTCAGACGTTAACACATAACATGTTGGCTGCGCATGTGGCTATGTATTGTGGGTCTATATTAAAGCGTAGGCTTGGACTATAAAGATTGACAAGCGTCGGTTTTGATTCGCATAAAAAATTCAGTACCTAATTTGAGCTTACAGTCCTGAAAATAGGCTTACAAAGCCCAATGAAGGCGTGGATCCATCTAAGTACTTATACGTAAATGTCATTTCAACCAAGCCACTTAAGGCAGTGTCTTGAAGTTTCGATACTTGGGCACCAAG
This window harbors:
- the LOC131885085 gene encoding coadhesin-like isoform X1, with product MSIFMPLVTTLSLQCITTAEASKVFKFYGGEGCGVLEPFRILDRPQIDEPASKCTILESFSNQLTEQEINYIEEGIEPNEGWSEWNMWSQCTSTCGSGTKFRTRMCEEGKDCVGSTRHIKYCNPVFCPIDGGWGEWTSWGECSGTCGTTTMSRNRECSNPPMKHNGKPCPGQMKEFQQCEFLGPCPIHGAWTDWSSWTPCTKSCDSGLQSRNRSFVPTLSLHSTAEPAKVPPIRHKLVATDPCPIDGAWTTWSVWSSCTATCGPSNQARTRSCTNPEPQYGGIDCSGDTIESIICPTDLVQASWGRISR
- the LOC131885085 gene encoding properdin-like isoform X3, which codes for MSIFMPLVTTLSLQCITTAEASKVFKFYGGEGCGVLEPFRILDRPQIDEPASKCTILESFSNQLTEQEINYIEEVDGGWGEWTSWGECSGTCGTTTMSRNRECSNPPMKHNGKPCPGQMKEFQQCEFLGPCPIHGAWTDWSSWTPCTKSCDSGLQSRNRSFVPTLSLHSTAEPAKVPPIRHKLVATDPCPIDGAWTTWSVWSSCTATCGPSNQARTRSCTNPEPQYGGIDCSGDTIESIICPTDLVQASWGRISR
- the LOC131885085 gene encoding properdin-like isoform X2, whose translation is MSIFMPLVTTLSLQCITTAEASKVFKFYGGEGCGVLEPFRILDRPQIDEPASKCTILESFSNQLTEQEINYIEEEPNEGWSEWNMWSQCTSTCGSGTKFRTRMCEEGKDCVGSTRHIKYCNPVFCPIDGGWGEWTSWGECSGTCGTTTMSRNRECSNPPMKHNGKPCPGQMKEFQQCEFLGPCPIHGAWTDWSSWTPCTKSCDSGLQSRNRSFVPTLSLHSTAEPAKVPPIRHKLVATDPCPIDGAWTTWSVWSSCTATCGPSNQARTRSCTNPEPQYGGIDCSGDTIESIICPTDLVQASWGRISR